CAAAGCCGTGGTTCCAATGCTCGAATGCCAACCGCCAGCCGATTTCGACGCACGGCGTAAAATGAGATTCGAACCGCGGCATGCTCAAACCGACGAACCCAATGAACGGCGCGGCGTTCGGAATTTCCACGGCCCAAAGACCGAAACCCCGCGACGCACCACTCTCCCGAATGGCGGCCGCGGCCCGATCGCTTTCCGATCGGTCGAGCAATTTTGGAAAAAACTCCATCACGCGAGGATCGGCGTTGAGGACCGCGAACGCGGGAAGATCGGAATCGCGCCACGGCCGCAGCAGGAGGCGCGATGTCGCGATCGTGGGCATAGTTGGCATTACGCCATTTTAAGCAAAGCGGCTCGAACCAACACTCGTGTCGAGCACGGCGCGGTCCGAATCATTCGCGACAAGAAATCGAGATGGGCGGGCAACGTTGGCGCTAAAAATCGTGTTCCAAGATGAGCGGCTGCTGGCGATCGACAAGCTCTCGGGTCTGCTGGCCGTGCCGGGATTGGGACCGGAGAATCAAGAAAATCTGGCCCATCAAGTGCAGCAGCAATTTCCGCGGGCGCTCGTAGTTCATCGGCTGGATCGCGACACGTCGGGCCTGATCCTGTTCGCCCTCGATCCGCAATCGCAACGGCATTTGAGCCGGCAGTTCCAAGAACGGCTGGTCGAAAAGAGATACATCGGCGTCGTCCACGGGCGCCTTGAAAACGAATCGGGCCGGATCGAGTTGCCGTTGCGTCGGGACTTTGCCAATCCGCCGCGGCATCGGGTCGATCCGGTTCATGGGCGAATGGCCGTGACCGATTGGCGAGTCCTGCGCCGGCAGCCCGATCGGACTCGCCTCGAGCTAACGCCGCTCACCGGCCGGTCGCACCAACTACGGATTCACATGCAGCAGCTTGGCCATCCGATCCTCGGCGATAATCTGTATGCGGGCCCCGATGCCTTGGTGATGGCCGACCGGCTATTATTGCATGCCGAGCGGATCATGATCGAGCACCCGAGCACGGGCTGGCGGTTATGCCTCACGGCGAATTGTCCGTTTTGAAGAAGGAAGGCTGTAAGGCTGTAAGGCTGTGAGCTGTGAGGCTGTGAGGCTGTGAGGACACGGGCGGCCGTTGGCTGCCGGATTTTTGCCGATTGCCACCGGGCGGGCCACGATGCTTCCGACCTCAAAGTCTCGCAGCCTCAAAGCCTCATCGCCTGTTATTCTTACTTGCGAGCCGGGATGGGAGGCGGCGCTGGCCGACGAATTGCAGCGCGTGTTTCCCGATCCGCGGCCGGCTCGAGCGGCGGCGGGTTGGGTCGTCGGCGAGTTTTCTGACGGGGAGCCGAATCGTGCGCCTTGCGTCGCGCTGTGTGCACAGTGTTTGCCGAACGCCCAACCGATTCGCGCCAGCTCGATTTCCGAATGGAGCCGCGCCGTCGGCGAGCGGATGATCGATGGACTTGCCGGGCATGCTGGGCCATGGCGGTTGCACGTGTTCGGCGTTTATCACGACTCCGGCGCCTTGCGACCGCGGCGCTGCCAATTGATCCGCGATAAGATTGGATCGCTTTTGCAGAAGAAACAGCGGCGATTGCTGCGTTCGCTCACTGCCGGCGACGGTCCGTGGCTCCGTGGCGAAGCGCTCGTGCAAGTCGGATTACCGATGCCGGACACGGGCTTCCTGTCTATCTGCGATGCCGATCTGCGGTTCCGCTTGCGGCGGATGGTTGCGCCGTTTTGCGGTGGCATCGCCGGAATTGCCGCGGACCGCCGCGCACCATCCCGGGCCTTTGCAAAACTGATCGAGGCCGAGCTTCGGCTTGGTCGACGAATCGAGGCGGGGCAAACTTGCGTCGATCTGGGAAGTAGCCCCGGAAGTTGGGCCTACGTTGCGCTCGAGCGAGGCGCTCGCGTTTTGGCCGTCGACCGCAGTCCGCTGCGAGCCGATTTGATGGCCCATCCGGCGCTGGCATTCGTGCGCGGCGACGCATTTGGCTATCGGCCCGCGGAACGGGTCGATTGGCTGCTGTCCGACGTGATTGCGCCGGCCGAGAGGATCATTGAATTATTGCAAACGTGGGTCGCAGAACGATGGTGCCGGCGGTTTTGCGTAACGATCAAGTTCCGTGGCACGTCGGATTACGCGATCTTGGAGCCGCTGAAATCCTGGCTGGCCGCAGCCGACGTCGAATTCATCTTGCGACGGCTGACGAACAACAAAAACGAAATCACCGCCATCGGCGAATTGCCGGATGATTTAGCCGACTGCCGAATCGAATTTCCCGAGAATTGAATCCATGACCCAGCATCCTCGGTCGTGATCGGCTGGTTCTCGGCAGTGTTCTTGCTCGCTTACGCGTAGTGACCCTGCGGCGAATCCAATCGAACATCCAGGAAGGATGCTCCGCCGAGAGGCATTCTTCCTCGGTCGTCGGTAAGGTGCGTGACTGCTCGACTCTTGGTGGGCCGATCGGCCGCGAACCGATCCGGCGGCGGTGGTCGGATGGAATCGTTTCTAACTATCGACCGTCGGATGGCGGCGAACGTGCGATATTAAATCAGGCTGGGCCAACCGATCGAGCGCAACAAAAGAGCGGCCGAGTGAGCGTTACACCTCACTCGGCCGCATTTTAGGATCGCTAATTCAGTTGAGAATCTGTCGACTGAGCCGGATCATCCGCTTAGGCGAAGAGTTCCTTGATGACCTTGCCGCTGTTGGCGATCTTCATCGGGCGACCGTTGTTGCTCGTGAAGGTCGTGTCGAGTGAGATGCCGAGCGACTTGACGACACTAGCCATCAGGTCTTGCGAGGTGAAGGGCTCGGTTTCGACCATCGTGCCATCTTCATTGGTTTTGCCGACGGCGATGCCTCGCTTGAAGCTACCGCCACCGACCACGACGCTCCAGCTACGGGCCCAATGGTCGCGGCCGGCGTTGCCGTTGATGCGCGGTGTACGGCCGAACTCACCCATCCAAATGATGACCGTGTCGTCGAGCAGGCCGCGATCCGAAAGATCGCTGACCAAGGCGCTCATGGCCTTGTCGAGTTCGGGCAACTTCTGGTTCTTCAGGCTGGTGAAGTTATTGGCGTGGGTGTCCCAGCCGCCGAGGTCCACTTCGATGAAGGGGACGCCGGCCTCGACCAGACGCCGAGCCATCAAGCAGCCCTTGCCGAAACCGGTGTTGCCGTAGCGTTCGCGGACATCGGCCTTCTCCGAACCGACCTTGAAGGCTTCCATCTGCTTGCTGGTCATCAGATTAACGGTTTTCGCGAGAACCTTTTCGTGCTCGCTGGCGGCCGTGGAACTCCGGCTACCCCGGCGGCCGAACTCGGACGACACGTCCTTGTTGAAGTCTTCTTCGATTGCGCTGAGCATGGCGAGCCGCTGTTGGGCGCGGCCGGATTCGACACCCATGTTCATGTTGCGCACGTCGCCATTGGAATTGACGACGAACGGCGCCCACGACATACCCAGGAAACCCGGGCCTTCACTGGCGCCGCCGACGGATACGAACGGTGGAACTTCGAGTTCCTTGTTGAGCGGCGCTAATTCATGCGCTACCACCGAACCGTAGCTCGGATACTCGATATTCGGATTCGGCACGTAACCGGTGTGCATGTAGTAACGGCCACGGTTGTGGTCGGCTTCTCGCGTGCTCATCGAGCGCACGATCGCCATGTGCTTCATTTCCTTGGCCATCAACGGCAGGTGTTCGGAGATTTCCACGCCATCGGCCGTGGTGGCGATCGGCTTGAATTCACCGCCGGTCGGAGCGCCTGGCTTGAGGTCCCAGATGTCGATCGTGGCCGGACCGCCGCCCATCCACAACATGATGGCCGACTTGTGGCGCTTCTTCATGTCGGCCGAGTTGGCCAGAAGCGTGTTGGTGAACGACATAGCCGGCACAGCCATGGCCGAGGCACCGGCCAAGTGCGTCATGAAATGCCGCCTCGTCATACCCGCAGGAACTTGAAACAGACTCATGGCGTTCTCCCGGCTGATTGCCGTCCTCCTGTTTACCGGCCCCCCCGCAAACGGGCGGGTTTGGCCGAACGATTGAATGAAAGCGGATTTGAATTGACTCGCTTGCCGATAACCCTAACTCGTTTGCAACACCGAAAATTATTCCCCAACGCCAGCCAAAATCCGGGGCCAGGGGGACGGTCCCCATTTTGCTCCGCGGACTCCCAACATAGGGACAGTTCCCCGTCTAATGGCACGGACCTAGTGGTTTAGGATGAATTCGTTGCTATTCAGCACGGCCCACCATACGTCTTGCAGGGCCGCCACGACATTTGCCCGCCGGTCCGAAAGCAACTCGTTTGCCAGTTCCAACTCGAGGTGGTTTGGCTTGCGGGCCAAGCCGGCGAGATAGAGATAGTTGATCTTGTCGGCCGGAGAATAGCGTGGATTATTGGCGACCAAATCGAGCACGCTCCCCTTCTCCGCTGCGGTGG
This genomic window from Pirellulales bacterium contains:
- a CDS encoding RluA family pseudouridine synthase — its product is MALKIVFQDERLLAIDKLSGLLAVPGLGPENQENLAHQVQQQFPRALVVHRLDRDTSGLILFALDPQSQRHLSRQFQERLVEKRYIGVVHGRLENESGRIELPLRRDFANPPRHRVDPVHGRMAVTDWRVLRRQPDRTRLELTPLTGRSHQLRIHMQQLGHPILGDNLYAGPDALVMADRLLLHAERIMIEHPSTGWRLCLTANCPF
- a CDS encoding SAM-dependent methyltransferase; protein product: MLPTSKSRSLKASSPVILTCEPGWEAALADELQRVFPDPRPARAAAGWVVGEFSDGEPNRAPCVALCAQCLPNAQPIRASSISEWSRAVGERMIDGLAGHAGPWRLHVFGVYHDSGALRPRRCQLIRDKIGSLLQKKQRRLLRSLTAGDGPWLRGEALVQVGLPMPDTGFLSICDADLRFRLRRMVAPFCGGIAGIAADRRAPSRAFAKLIEAELRLGRRIEAGQTCVDLGSSPGSWAYVALERGARVLAVDRSPLRADLMAHPALAFVRGDAFGYRPAERVDWLLSDVIAPAERIIELLQTWVAERWCRRFCVTIKFRGTSDYAILEPLKSWLAAADVEFILRRLTNNKNEITAIGELPDDLADCRIEFPEN
- a CDS encoding DUF1501 domain-containing protein, which gives rise to MSLFQVPAGMTRRHFMTHLAGASAMAVPAMSFTNTLLANSADMKKRHKSAIMLWMGGGPATIDIWDLKPGAPTGGEFKPIATTADGVEISEHLPLMAKEMKHMAIVRSMSTREADHNRGRYYMHTGYVPNPNIEYPSYGSVVAHELAPLNKELEVPPFVSVGGASEGPGFLGMSWAPFVVNSNGDVRNMNMGVESGRAQQRLAMLSAIEEDFNKDVSSEFGRRGSRSSTAASEHEKVLAKTVNLMTSKQMEAFKVGSEKADVRERYGNTGFGKGCLMARRLVEAGVPFIEVDLGGWDTHANNFTSLKNQKLPELDKAMSALVSDLSDRGLLDDTVIIWMGEFGRTPRINGNAGRDHWARSWSVVVGGGSFKRGIAVGKTNEDGTMVETEPFTSQDLMASVVKSLGISLDTTFTSNNGRPMKIANSGKVIKELFA
- a CDS encoding GNAT family N-acetyltransferase → MPTIATSRLLLRPWRDSDLPAFAVLNADPRVMEFFPKLLDRSESDRAAAAIRESGASRGFGLWAVEIPNAAPFIGFVGLSMPRFESHFTPCVEIGWRLAFEHWNHGFATEAAQAAVRFAFEQLELDELVSFTVPANRRSRRVMERLGMSHDPADDFDHPALPPGHPICRHVLYRLPRHRSDCAGEQPSAEPPHDR